The following proteins are co-located in the Anas platyrhynchos isolate ZD024472 breed Pekin duck chromosome 1, IASCAAS_PekinDuck_T2T, whole genome shotgun sequence genome:
- the SERPINE3 gene encoding LOW QUALITY PROTEIN: serpin E3 (The sequence of the model RefSeq protein was modified relative to this genomic sequence to represent the inferred CDS: substituted 1 base at 1 genomic stop codon), translating to MLPIIFSVSVLSACCLKQGNCISYDELRDLKTDFAINLYRHISGAENRTNLVVSPASVAISLELLQFGAQGNTFTELQDALGYNIHDQSVQDFLHTVYEGAADSGQGTVVQLACSFFMPTGVMLSPHFAARAARWANSSLQQTDFTDPNRTAAQIQEWISSNLGDGDVHGLPLEGAASPLSRVTVVSTMYFKSVWLKKFSFMDTQILPFTTAEGIILKVPTMHHTAEVNYGQFQTATLEPFSVVELPYLGEKLSMFIVLPSHRRMPLSQIESHLSAKTITLWTSSLKRMKMDVFLPRFSIQSLFDLKTVFSALGIRDAFDPVTANFKGVSEQAGLYISEAIHKAKIEVTEDGTKASGATAMVLLKRSRTPVFKADRPFTFFLRQANTGMYAVXFSSRVIHK from the exons ATGTTGCCCATTATCTTCTCTGTATCCGTCCTGTCTGCTTGCTGCTTAAAGCAGGGTAACTGCATTTCCTACGATGAGCTGAGAGACCTGAAGACTGACTTTGCTATCAATCTCTATCGCCACATCTCCGGAGCAGAGAACAGAACCAACCTGGTGGTTTCCCCAGCAAGCGTGGCCATTTCTttggagctgctgcagtttgGAGCCCAAGGAAACACCTTTACAGAGCTGCAGGATGCCCTAGGATACAACATTCATG ATCAAAGCGTGCAGGATTTTTTGCACACAGTGTACGAAGGAGCAGCCGATTCTGGCCAGGGCACGGTGGTCCAGCTGGCATGTTCCTTCTTCATGCCCACCGGCGTGATGCTCTCACCCCACTTCGCTGCACGTGCCGCGCGCTGGGCaaacagcagcctgcagcagaccgACTTCACCGACCCCAACCGAACTGCAGCCCAAATACAGGAGTGGATCTCCAGTAACCTTGGAG ATGGGGACGTGCATGGCCTGCCTTTGGAGGGAGCAGCATCGCCACTCAGTCGGGTCACTGTGGTGAGCACCATGTACTTCAAAAGCGTGTGGCTAAAGAAGTTTTCCTTTATGGATACGCAGATCTTGCCTTTTACCACGGCGGAGGGCATAATCCTGAAAGTGCCCACAATGCATCACACAGCTGAAGTCAACTACG GCCAATTCCAGACGGCAACTCTGGAGCCTTTCAGTGTGGTTGAGTTACCCTACCTAGGGGAGAAACTCAGCATGTTCATAGTGCTTCCCAGTCACAGAAGAATGCCTTTGTCCCAGATTGAGTCTCACCTTTCTGCCAAAACCATAACGCTCTGGACCAGCAGCTTAAAGAGGATGAAGATGGACGTTTTTCTACCTAG GTTCAGTATTCAAAGCCTTTTTGACCTAAAGACAGTTTTTTCTGCCTTGGGAATTCGAGATGCATTTGATCCCGTCACTGCTAATTTTAAAGGTGTTTCAG agcaaGCTGGTCTTTACATTTCAGAAGCCATTCACAAAGCAAAGATTGAAGTAACAGAAGATGGTACAAAGGCATCAGGAGCTACAG CAATGGTATTACTAAAAAGATCTCGAACTCCTGTTTTCAAAGCAGACAGACCTTTTACATTTTTCCTGAGACAAGCTAATACAGGTATGTATGCTGTCTAATTCAGTAGCAGGGTCATTCACAAGTAG